The window ACAGGGGAGTCGTTTTTGTAGGTATTAACTCCAATAGCGCCAACAGCTATGAGGCAGACTCTTATGCAAATATGGTTAAAAGAATGCAAGAACACCATTTTCCCTGGGCTTATCTGCATGACCTCTCCCAGGAAGTAGCGTTAAAATATGGCGCCCTTAGAACGCCTCACTTCTTTGTCTTCGATAAAGACCGTAAACTTGTTTACACCGGACGTGCGGTTAACTCTCCACGTGATCCCTCCAATGTTACAGTCAATGATTTAGAGAATGCTTTGGATGAGCTCCTTGCAGGAAAGCAGGTTTCTACTTCTT is drawn from Parachlamydiales bacterium and contains these coding sequences:
- a CDS encoding thioredoxin family protein, with protein sequence MMPFTLPLGSTAPDFALQGTDGKNYSLDTFKDANVLVVFFTCNHCPYVINSDELTRKTAEKYHDRGVVFVGINSNSANSYEADSYANMVKRMQEHHFPWAYLHDLSQEVALKYGALRTPHFFVFDKDRKLVYTGRAVNSPRDPSNVTVNDLENALDELLAGKQVSTSLTNPIGCNVKWDGKDKHWMPAEACDLVQ